A stretch of the Duncaniella dubosii genome encodes the following:
- a CDS encoding IS110 family RNA-guided transposase — MVQSNKKDFSGQNISIGIDVHLRTWSVTVLTPSGFMRTHTQKASAKELFEHLNKHYPNGSYHAAYETGFSGFSTYYALTELGIKCTVVHAADVPTTQKEKVSKSDPVDSKKLAKALMRGELGSVYIHSKDSLDDRALVRHRATIVKLSGGIKSRIKHLLYNNGVEYPEEYFRSNRHWTRSFITWLQNDVRLLSDTRVSLDLLIAEVLHYRERLLDVNRRLRSLARSDRYAEKYGILMSVPGIGSTIAMSLLTEIDDIGRFSNQRQFASFLGLVPMMSSSGDKEYVGEKTFRGNKFLGPKIVEASWIAIRHDAELSAKFGALCTRGMKSQEAIIRIARKLSNIIFSVLKSNRRYECR, encoded by the coding sequence ATGGTACAAAGTAACAAAAAAGATTTCAGCGGACAAAATATCTCTATTGGTATCGACGTCCATCTGAGAACATGGAGTGTCACGGTGCTCACCCCCTCTGGTTTTATGCGCACTCATACTCAAAAGGCTTCGGCCAAAGAGCTCTTTGAACATTTGAACAAGCATTATCCTAACGGTAGCTACCATGCAGCCTACGAGACGGGGTTTTCGGGCTTCTCGACCTATTATGCCCTGACTGAGCTTGGTATAAAATGCACCGTGGTACATGCGGCTGACGTTCCGACCACCCAGAAGGAAAAGGTCTCGAAGTCAGACCCGGTGGATTCAAAAAAGCTGGCCAAAGCCCTTATGCGCGGTGAGCTCGGCAGTGTGTACATTCACTCGAAGGACAGCCTCGATGACCGTGCGCTGGTACGCCACCGCGCCACTATTGTGAAGCTTTCCGGCGGCATAAAATCCAGAATCAAGCATCTGCTGTACAACAACGGCGTGGAGTACCCCGAAGAATATTTCCGAAGCAACCGCCACTGGACAAGAAGTTTCATAACGTGGTTGCAGAATGACGTGCGGTTGCTCTCCGACACACGGGTCTCGCTTGACCTGCTCATTGCCGAGGTACTCCATTACAGGGAACGCCTCCTTGATGTGAACCGCAGATTGCGCTCGCTGGCGCGCAGCGACAGGTATGCCGAGAAATACGGCATCCTGATGTCGGTTCCAGGCATTGGTTCGACAATTGCCATGAGCCTGCTTACCGAGATTGACGACATCGGTCGCTTCAGTAACCAGCGCCAGTTCGCATCGTTCCTCGGACTCGTGCCGATGATGTCGTCAAGCGGCGACAAGGAATACGTCGGTGAGAAGACTTTCCGGGGAAACAAATTCCTCGGTCCAAAAATAGTCGAGGCCTCATGGATAGCCATACGGCACGACGCGGAACTCTCCGCAAAGTTCGGCGCATTGTGCACCCGCGGAATGAAGTCGCAGGAAGCCATAATCCGGATAGCCCGCAAGCTCTCCAACATAATATTTTCCGTACTGAAATCAAACCGCAGATATGAATGCCGTTAG
- the tnpB gene encoding IS66 family insertion sequence element accessory protein TnpB (TnpB, as the term is used for proteins encoded by IS66 family insertion elements, is considered an accessory protein, since TnpC, encoded by a neighboring gene, is a DDE family transposase.): MWSLEADMRLWVCRQPVSMRYGIRGLAQMVWSWKGHSPASGDVYVFFSKDRKTMKALKWDGDGFLMYTKRLSRGRFREVLKKGDDGVRRLQWDDFYMLMRGLTPVKVMVENRFRMAVK; the protein is encoded by the coding sequence ATGTGGAGTCTTGAGGCGGATATGCGGCTCTGGGTATGCCGGCAGCCGGTATCGATGCGCTACGGCATCCGGGGTCTGGCCCAGATGGTGTGGTCGTGGAAGGGGCATTCTCCGGCATCGGGCGATGTGTATGTGTTTTTCTCAAAGGACCGCAAGACCATGAAGGCGTTGAAATGGGATGGCGACGGATTTTTGATGTACACAAAAAGACTGTCGCGAGGCCGTTTCCGGGAGGTGCTCAAAAAGGGCGATGACGGCGTGCGCAGGCTCCAATGGGACGATTTCTATATGCTGATGAGGGGCCTCACGCCTGTGAAGGTGATGGTCGAAAATCGCTTCAGAATGGCCGTAAAATAA
- a CDS encoding hybrid sensor histidine kinase/response regulator yields the protein MKHLQKAVAFGYTLIALLIGCIAYTWHHEWQEVEALEVGNRRINEFRKDVNRIHIRLIEFSLLGETILDWDETDLENYHAQRIALDSILCSFNVTHKIERVDSVRSLLEYKERQIFQIVRLMDEQQSINRKIASQEPVIVQKIVQEQPKKPKRKGFLGIFGKKEKTKPLTTTTTLRSPDRNMVSEQKAQSRRLSEQADSLAARNAELNRQLRGLICQIEKKVQSDLQSREAEITAMREKSFMQIGGLMGFVLLLLVISYIIIHHDAKSIKRYKRQTTDLIGQLEQSVQQNEVLITSRKKAVYTITHELRTPLTAITGYAELLQKECSNGNNVHFLQSIQQSSDRMRAMLNTLLDFFRLDNGKEQPKMQPCRISAITHILETEFMSVAMNKGLSLTMKNGNDAVVLTDKERIVQIGNNLLSNAIKFTEKGGVSLTSDYTNGVLTLTVEDTGTGMTEEEQHHVFDAFERLSNAAAKDGFGLGLAIVHNIVTMLHGKIRLNSEKGKGSRFMVEIPMQKADDVPEQVIQTYIHRKDRNLNVIAIDNDEVLLLMQKEMYAQEGIHCDTCTDAAELMEMLRRKEYNLLLTDLNMPGINGFELLELLRSSNVGNSQIIPVVVATASGSCDAEELLAKGFAGCLFKPFSISELMEVSDKCGIKETLDGKPDLSTLLSYGNEAVMLEKLITETEKEMRLMQDAATRNDLQELDALTHHLRSSWEVLRADQPLRELYGLLHGKAIPEESELSHAVTAVLNKGAEIIRLAKEERRKYENG from the coding sequence GTGAAACATCTTCAGAAAGCGGTCGCTTTCGGCTATACACTTATTGCATTGTTAATCGGATGTATTGCCTACACTTGGCATCATGAATGGCAGGAAGTGGAAGCATTGGAGGTTGGCAATCGACGTATAAATGAATTCAGGAAGGATGTAAACCGTATTCATATCCGACTGATAGAGTTCTCTTTGTTGGGAGAAACTATATTGGATTGGGACGAAACAGATTTGGAGAATTACCATGCCCAACGTATTGCATTGGACAGTATATTATGCAGTTTCAATGTAACTCACAAAATTGAGCGTGTTGACAGCGTGCGCAGTCTTTTGGAGTATAAGGAACGGCAGATATTCCAGATTGTCCGGTTAATGGATGAGCAACAATCCATCAACAGGAAGATAGCCAGCCAAGAACCGGTGATTGTGCAGAAGATTGTGCAGGAACAGCCCAAGAAACCGAAGCGCAAAGGATTCTTGGGCATATTCGGTAAAAAAGAGAAAACGAAGCCATTGACAACAACGACTACGCTTCGTTCTCCCGATAGAAACATGGTCAGCGAACAGAAAGCACAAAGCCGTCGGTTGTCGGAACAAGCCGACAGTCTTGCGGCTCGTAATGCCGAACTTAACAGACAACTGCGAGGATTGATTTGCCAAATCGAAAAGAAGGTACAATCTGATTTACAAAGCAGGGAAGCCGAGATAACCGCCATGCGTGAAAAATCATTTATGCAGATAGGCGGCTTGATGGGATTTGTCCTTTTGCTGTTGGTCATTTCTTATATCATCATACACCATGATGCAAAGAGCATCAAACGATACAAACGCCAGACAACGGATTTGATAGGGCAATTGGAACAGTCCGTGCAACAAAATGAGGTACTCATAACCTCCCGAAAGAAAGCGGTATATACTATTACCCACGAGTTGCGTACACCGCTGACGGCAATAACAGGCTATGCCGAACTGTTGCAAAAAGAGTGCAGCAATGGGAACAATGTGCATTTCCTTCAAAGCATACAACAATCCTCCGACCGTATGCGGGCTATGCTCAACACTCTGCTGGACTTCTTCCGCTTGGATAACGGCAAGGAACAGCCCAAAATGCAACCTTGCAGAATTTCAGCAATCACGCACATCCTTGAAACGGAGTTCATGTCCGTTGCCATGAACAAGGGACTGTCCTTGACCATGAAGAACGGGAATGATGCTGTTGTATTGACCGACAAAGAGCGAATAGTTCAAATCGGTAACAACCTGCTGTCAAACGCCATCAAGTTCACAGAGAAAGGTGGTGTGTCACTGACTTCCGACTATACCAACGGAGTGTTGACACTGACCGTCGAGGACACCGGTACGGGCATGACCGAAGAGGAACAGCACCATGTGTTCGACGCATTTGAACGCCTCTCAAATGCCGCCGCAAAGGACGGTTTCGGACTTGGACTTGCCATCGTTCATAATATCGTGACGATGCTTCATGGAAAAATCAGACTGAACAGTGAAAAAGGGAAAGGAAGCCGTTTCATGGTGGAAATACCGATGCAAAAAGCTGATGATGTGCCGGAGCAAGTAATACAGACGTATATTCACAGAAAAGACAGAAACCTCAATGTCATCGCCATCGACAATGACGAGGTGTTGCTCCTGATGCAGAAAGAGATGTACGCCCAAGAGGGAATACACTGCGATACTTGCACCGATGCGGCGGAACTGATGGAGATGCTACGCCGGAAAGAATATAATCTGCTGCTGACAGATTTGAATATGCCCGGTATAAACGGTTTCGAGTTGCTGGAACTTCTGCGTTCGTCCAACGTGGGCAATTCACAGATAATCCCCGTGGTCGTGGCAACCGCTTCGGGCAGTTGCGATGCGGAGGAACTTTTGGCAAAAGGCTTTGCCGGATGCCTGTTCAAGCCGTTCTCCATATCGGAGCTGATGGAGGTCTCGGACAAGTGCGGCATAAAAGAAACTCTGGACGGAAAGCCGGACTTATCCACCTTGCTGTCATACGGCAATGAGGCCGTCATGCTGGAGAAACTGATAACGGAAACTGAAAAGGAAATGCGCTTGATGCAGGATGCGGCAACGCGAAACGACCTGCAAGAACTTGATGCCTTGACACACCACTTGCGTAGCTCGTGGGAGGTACTCCGTGCCGACCAACCGCTGAGGGAACTTTACGGATTGCTTCATGGAAAGGCTATACCGGAAGAAAGTGAGTTAAGCCATGCTGTTACCGCAGTATTGAATAAGGGCGCGGAAATAATCCGGCTGGCAAAAGAGGAAAGGAGAAAATACGAAAATGGATAA
- a CDS encoding DUF3408 domain-containing protein → MKREPNITEQQAREIVEKMGRRESYTPKSMNDIYRRIGLEPDELELPGNIVTEETETAMADEPSSEAVEKTAMLQKRVSSKQRRLSLEEYRATYLKVPKLVNRKPVFVSETVRDELDRVVRFLGGKGMSASGLIENLVRLHLDTYRNDIEQWRKL, encoded by the coding sequence ATGAAGAGAGAACCAAACATTACAGAGCAGCAGGCTCGTGAAATCGTGGAAAAGATGGGACGCAGGGAATCCTACACTCCCAAGTCGATGAATGACATCTACAGACGTATCGGTCTGGAGCCGGATGAGCTGGAACTGCCCGGCAATATCGTTACGGAGGAAACGGAGACCGCTATGGCGGATGAACCGTCAAGTGAGGCGGTCGAGAAAACGGCAATGCTGCAGAAGCGTGTCAGCAGCAAGCAGCGCAGGTTGTCGTTGGAGGAGTACCGCGCCACCTACTTGAAAGTCCCGAAACTTGTCAACCGCAAGCCCGTGTTCGTCAGCGAGACGGTGCGTGACGAACTCGACAGGGTTGTCCGCTTCCTCGGAGGAAAGGGCATGAGCGCATCGGGGCTGATTGAAAACCTCGTCCGCCTGCACCTCGACACCTATCGGAACGACATCGAGCAGTGGCGCAAGCTCTGA
- a CDS encoding sigma-54-dependent transcriptional regulator, with translation MDKTRIIVVEDNIVYCEYVCNLLAREGYHTVKAYHLSTAKKHLQQATDNDIVVADLRLPDGNGIDMLRWMRKEGKMQPFIIMTDYAEVHTAVESMKLGSIDYIPKKLIEDKLIPLLRSIQKERQMGHRRMPVFVREGSAFQKIMHRIRLVAATDMSVMIFGENGTGKEHIAHYLHDKSKRAGKPFVAVDCGSLSKELAPSAFFGHVKGAFTGADSTKKGYFHEAEGGTLFLDEVGNLALETQQMLLRAIQERRYRPVGDNSDRSFNVRIIAATNEDLEAAVSEKRFRQDLLYRLHDFVISVPSLRDCQEDIMPLAEFFREIANKELECNVGGFSPEARKALLIHTWPGNVRELRQKIMGAVLQAQEGVVTKEHLELAVTKPTSPVSFALRNDAEDKERIMRALKQANGNRSLAAELLGISRSALYSKLEEYGLKYKFKQP, from the coding sequence ATGGATAAGACCAGAATAATCGTGGTGGAGGACAACATCGTGTATTGCGAATATGTCTGCAACCTGCTGGCACGGGAGGGCTACCATACCGTGAAAGCTTACCACCTATCGACAGCGAAGAAACATCTGCAACAGGCAACGGATAATGACATAGTAGTTGCCGACCTGCGCCTGCCTGACGGCAACGGTATAGACATGCTGCGTTGGATGCGCAAGGAAGGAAAGATGCAGCCGTTCATCATCATGACCGACTATGCCGAAGTACATACTGCCGTGGAGAGCATGAAACTCGGTTCGATAGACTATATACCTAAAAAACTGATAGAGGACAAACTCATTCCACTTCTCCGTTCCATACAGAAGGAGCGTCAGATGGGACACCGCCGTATGCCCGTGTTCGTCCGTGAAGGTTCCGCCTTTCAGAAAATCATGCATCGCATAAGGTTGGTAGCCGCTACCGATATGAGTGTGATGATATTCGGAGAGAACGGCACGGGCAAGGAGCATATCGCCCATTACCTACACGACAAGAGCAAACGTGCGGGCAAACCCTTCGTGGCGGTTGACTGCGGTTCACTCTCAAAAGAACTTGCGCCGTCGGCATTCTTCGGACACGTCAAGGGAGCGTTTACAGGTGCAGACAGCACCAAGAAAGGGTATTTCCATGAAGCGGAAGGTGGCACGTTGTTTCTGGACGAGGTGGGCAACCTCGCGTTGGAAACCCAACAGATGTTGCTCCGTGCCATACAAGAGAGACGTTATCGCCCGGTCGGTGACAATTCGGACAGAAGTTTCAATGTCCGCATCATCGCCGCCACCAACGAGGATCTGGAGGCGGCAGTGAGTGAAAAGCGTTTCCGGCAGGATTTACTCTACCGTCTGCACGACTTCGTGATAAGCGTGCCGTCGTTGCGTGACTGTCAGGAAGACATTATGCCGTTGGCAGAGTTCTTCCGTGAGATTGCCAACAAGGAACTGGAGTGTAATGTGGGCGGATTCAGTCCCGAAGCCCGTAAAGCATTGCTGATCCACACATGGCCGGGCAACGTGCGGGAACTTCGGCAGAAAATCATGGGTGCGGTATTGCAGGCGCAAGAAGGTGTTGTAACGAAAGAGCATCTGGAACTTGCCGTGACGAAACCGACCTCACCCGTCAGTTTCGCCCTGCGCAATGATGCAGAGGATAAGGAACGGATAATGCGTGCGTTGAAACAAGCGAACGGCAATCGGAGCCTTGCCGCCGAACTGTTGGGAATAAGCAGGTCGGCACTATACAGTAAACTTGAAGAGTATGGACTTAAATATAAATTCAAGCAACCATAG
- a CDS encoding TonB-dependent receptor domain-containing protein, translating to MMQLRKIKVLTFFFLSFVCSQTTVYGQMISGKIIDAEQLPIDGATIILQAMDSTYIAASISNTDGIFVFNSQQEEYRLIIQHILYETKQMAGKGNDVGTIQLQPKDYALDEIIIKAERPFVKVKNGLLGYNLAVLTQNQLVNNAYEALTKIPGVQEERGILTLAGAGKLTIILNGKPTTMDAGQLETILRNTPVNRVEKVEVMYSAPPEYHVRGAAINVVLKRSNDYSFQGEISADYKNQYFNDGGMNGNFRLSTPKMAFDVMYGVNNVKKMEYIDLDSKHTLKEELHSITQNEQLRSKYWKHDLRAAFEYNFNDKNNINIAYTGSYTPDQYNNSRTSGNYQTGNVDKYIDNQMHNVTLQYHSGFGLEIGGDYTYYTSNNNQCLHTDYQNGNQSSFSMVGGQKIDRYSIYVDGKHSLSKGWNLGYGVSYRFAKDLDFQTYDKVTGDIQTQNTYSNLREQTASFYVSLSKNYATGTSLSVSATGEYYTIGNYHKWAVFPQASLTYFKTPEHLFQLSLSTDKTYPSYWDMQSSVSYLNGYTELWGTPNLKPMTNYNLNGSYIFMKKYIFSLFFTHTSDYFTQAAYQSTDRLALIYKNTNWNYMQLWGANIIVPFKAGNWLDSRFSLVGMQMHQRCDDFFDIPFNRRKWVFSGTLDNTFKVNKNLSFELIGNVQTPVIQGTFDIESIFNLTAGLKWNFANDKLSLSARCNDIFDTGMPATKVRFKGQHLDMNSGFYSRSFTLHFSYCFGGYKKKEIKGIDTSRFRY from the coding sequence ATGATGCAGTTACGCAAAATTAAAGTACTTACATTTTTCTTCCTATCGTTCGTTTGCTCCCAAACGACTGTTTATGGGCAAATGATTAGCGGTAAAATAATAGATGCCGAACAACTACCGATAGACGGAGCGACTATTATTCTGCAAGCGATGGATTCGACCTATATAGCCGCATCCATCTCTAATACTGACGGTATATTCGTTTTTAATAGCCAACAGGAAGAATACCGTTTGATAATACAACACATTTTATATGAAACCAAACAAATGGCAGGTAAGGGAAATGATGTCGGAACTATTCAACTTCAACCTAAAGACTATGCTTTGGATGAAATTATTATAAAGGCAGAACGTCCTTTTGTTAAAGTGAAGAATGGACTTTTAGGGTATAATCTTGCTGTCCTTACCCAAAATCAACTTGTAAACAATGCTTATGAAGCATTGACAAAGATACCGGGAGTACAAGAAGAGAGAGGAATACTGACTTTGGCAGGAGCCGGGAAACTGACGATTATTCTAAATGGCAAACCAACAACAATGGATGCCGGACAACTTGAAACGATTTTGCGCAATACTCCGGTTAATCGTGTGGAAAAAGTGGAAGTGATGTACAGTGCGCCTCCTGAATATCATGTACGGGGCGCGGCTATTAATGTTGTTTTAAAGCGTTCAAACGACTACTCTTTTCAGGGTGAGATAAGTGCTGACTATAAAAACCAATACTTCAATGACGGGGGAATGAACGGGAACTTTCGGTTGTCAACTCCTAAAATGGCTTTTGATGTAATGTATGGAGTAAATAACGTAAAAAAAATGGAGTACATAGACCTTGATTCCAAGCATACGCTAAAAGAAGAACTCCATTCTATCACACAAAATGAACAGTTGCGCAGCAAGTATTGGAAGCATGACCTTAGAGCCGCTTTTGAATATAATTTCAACGATAAAAACAATATCAATATTGCCTACACAGGTAGTTATACCCCTGACCAATATAATAACAGCCGGACATCAGGCAATTACCAAACCGGTAATGTTGATAAATATATTGACAATCAAATGCACAATGTCACATTGCAATATCATTCAGGATTCGGTCTTGAAATAGGAGGTGACTATACCTATTATACTTCCAATAATAATCAATGTTTACATACTGATTATCAAAATGGAAATCAGAGTAGTTTCTCTATGGTTGGCGGACAAAAGATAGACCGCTATTCTATTTATGTAGACGGGAAACACTCTTTATCCAAAGGATGGAATTTGGGTTATGGAGTTTCCTATCGATTTGCCAAAGATCTTGATTTCCAAACTTACGATAAAGTGACAGGTGACATTCAAACACAAAATACATATTCCAATCTGAGAGAACAAACTGCCAGTTTTTATGTGTCGTTGAGCAAAAACTATGCAACAGGTACATCTTTATCCGTTTCTGCTACAGGAGAGTATTATACGATTGGCAATTATCATAAATGGGCAGTCTTTCCACAAGCATCATTGACCTATTTTAAAACACCGGAACATCTGTTTCAATTGTCATTATCTACGGATAAAACCTATCCAAGTTATTGGGATATGCAGTCTTCCGTCAGTTATCTTAATGGATATACAGAATTGTGGGGTACACCGAATTTGAAGCCGATGACGAATTATAATCTGAATGGAAGTTATATCTTCATGAAGAAGTATATTTTCAGTCTGTTTTTCACGCATACATCGGATTATTTCACACAAGCCGCCTATCAATCTACCGACAGGCTGGCACTGATCTATAAAAATACAAACTGGAACTATATGCAGCTATGGGGAGCAAATATCATAGTACCCTTTAAAGCAGGAAACTGGCTGGATTCCCGATTCTCCTTAGTCGGAATGCAAATGCACCAACGCTGTGATGATTTTTTCGACATTCCTTTCAATCGGAGGAAATGGGTATTTAGCGGCACATTGGATAACACGTTTAAAGTAAACAAGAATTTATCTTTCGAGTTGATAGGGAATGTACAGACTCCTGTCATACAAGGGACATTTGATATAGAATCTATTTTTAATCTCACTGCCGGATTAAAATGGAATTTTGCAAATGACAAATTGAGTTTATCAGCCCGTTGCAATGACATATTTGATACAGGAATGCCTGCAACAAAAGTCCGCTTTAAGGGGCAACACTTGGATATGAACAGCGGATTTTATTCACGTTCATTTACTTTGCATTTCAGTTATTGTTTTGGCGGATATAAGAAAAAGGAGATAAAAGGAATAGATACATCAAGATTCAGATACTAA
- a CDS encoding Crp/Fnr family transcriptional regulator: protein MDKFNLYIDKIDLNFWRELCTKEGKLRSYKKGEYFLHRGETTKCVWGFIKHGYFKYSVIDSEGNIHITGFSFCDTPIGDYSSLVMNTPVAADIIAAKDSEVYVCNRNIVDELFEKEPKLHSAISDGFFIQAYDSFLNMYRLSAKEHYIHLLRCCPDILQNITLKELASYLQITPTYLSRIRKEITFGEK from the coding sequence ATGGATAAATTCAATCTCTATATAGATAAAATTGATTTGAACTTTTGGCGCGAACTATGCACCAAAGAGGGTAAGTTACGCTCATACAAAAAAGGTGAATATTTTCTTCATCGTGGAGAAACCACAAAATGTGTATGGGGATTCATTAAACACGGATATTTCAAGTATTCTGTGATAGACTCAGAGGGTAATATTCATATTACCGGATTTTCATTTTGTGATACTCCGATAGGTGATTATTCAAGTCTGGTGATGAATACTCCTGTTGCAGCAGATATTATAGCGGCAAAGGATTCTGAAGTTTATGTATGTAACCGAAACATTGTGGATGAACTATTCGAGAAAGAACCTAAGCTGCATAGTGCTATATCGGACGGATTTTTCATTCAGGCATACGATAGTTTTCTGAATATGTATCGTCTGTCTGCAAAGGAACATTATATCCATTTATTAAGGTGTTGCCCTGATATACTGCAAAACATCACACTTAAAGAATTGGCATCTTATCTGCAAATAACGCCAACATATCTTAGCCGTATTCGCAAGGAGATTACTTTTGGAGAGAAATAG
- the tnpC gene encoding IS66 family transposase — MKKNELIEFLQRQIEFLQGRLDEALASVSSLTLSNEKLQSTNEKLVATVDELRKQMASMEEAMKGKSAELSKEKAARQAVQRLQGSPSERQKKPVTTPATSETRQQKPEKKRTNNGAKRKTHPECEVETIIVEPDSPDFNPEAATFIGECDVVRYVMEPMRFKKIIYKVRKYVQDEKIYKGSAPATPLLNSQYTSSFIAGLAELRYLHCMPLENAVEYFRAHGFDLDKGTAQKLVSKVRVHLENLYKALGQAIVADNYICGDETYQKVRLQVATPSGRKIKKGYIWVFVGMTTGLVYFFYDDGSRSAEVFEQHIKGFNGAFQCDYYSGYRHIGIGGMSGIKRLPCLQHIKRKFLDLKDNPKAQEIAKLFGLLYHFEHQHRIGKDGWTAGKHLEWRQRYSKVMLEKIRMRLTAVKDRIGVPPDDPLLAATEHALKQWDEIPRIFASPTYRLDNNEVERINRYISLTRRRLTIGSHSGAEAAALYHSLAITCHRCGVNVFDYFCDIIDRCAAWPPNTPIEKYRDLLPDRWKLSQK; from the coding sequence ATGAAAAAGAACGAGTTGATAGAGTTTCTGCAACGTCAGATCGAGTTCCTTCAAGGGCGGCTCGACGAGGCGTTGGCCTCTGTCAGCTCGCTTACTTTATCCAATGAAAAGCTGCAGTCGACCAACGAGAAGCTTGTGGCGACTGTAGATGAACTGCGCAAGCAAATGGCCTCAATGGAGGAGGCTATGAAAGGCAAAAGTGCGGAACTGAGCAAAGAGAAAGCCGCGCGTCAGGCAGTGCAGCGTCTGCAGGGCTCGCCGTCGGAGCGTCAGAAGAAACCGGTGACGACTCCTGCCACATCCGAAACTCGACAGCAGAAGCCAGAGAAGAAACGTACCAACAACGGCGCCAAAAGGAAGACGCATCCGGAGTGTGAGGTGGAGACCATTATAGTGGAGCCTGACAGTCCGGACTTCAATCCCGAGGCGGCGACGTTTATCGGCGAGTGCGATGTCGTGCGCTACGTCATGGAGCCGATGCGCTTCAAAAAAATTATCTACAAGGTCAGAAAATACGTGCAGGACGAGAAAATATACAAAGGTTCCGCACCCGCCACACCGCTGCTTAACTCGCAGTATACATCTTCCTTCATAGCCGGACTCGCCGAGCTACGCTATCTCCACTGCATGCCACTTGAAAATGCTGTCGAATACTTCCGTGCCCACGGCTTCGACCTTGACAAAGGCACCGCACAGAAGCTCGTAAGTAAGGTAAGGGTACATCTGGAAAATCTATACAAGGCGCTGGGTCAGGCAATAGTCGCGGACAATTATATCTGCGGTGACGAGACCTATCAGAAAGTGCGGCTGCAGGTGGCAACTCCTTCGGGAAGAAAGATCAAGAAAGGCTACATATGGGTGTTCGTCGGCATGACAACCGGGCTTGTGTACTTCTTCTATGACGACGGCTCCCGCTCGGCCGAAGTCTTCGAGCAACACATAAAAGGCTTCAACGGAGCCTTCCAGTGCGACTATTACTCGGGATACCGGCATATCGGAATCGGTGGGATGAGCGGGATAAAACGCTTGCCATGCCTGCAGCACATCAAGCGAAAGTTTCTCGATCTGAAAGACAATCCAAAGGCGCAGGAAATAGCAAAGCTCTTCGGACTCCTTTACCACTTCGAGCATCAGCACCGCATAGGCAAAGACGGATGGACGGCGGGAAAGCACCTTGAGTGGAGACAACGATACTCCAAGGTGATGCTCGAGAAAATCCGCATGAGACTGACAGCAGTCAAAGACCGCATCGGCGTGCCACCCGACGACCCGCTGCTCGCCGCCACCGAACATGCACTCAAACAATGGGACGAGATACCACGCATCTTTGCCTCACCCACCTACAGACTCGACAACAACGAAGTCGAGCGAATCAACCGCTACATATCCCTGACCCGTCGCCGACTTACAATCGGCTCCCACTCCGGAGCCGAAGCCGCCGCCCTGTACCACTCTCTTGCGATCACCTGCCACCGCTGCGGAGTCAACGTCTTCGACTACTTCTGCGACATAATCGACCGATGTGCCGCATGGCCGCCAAACACCCCGATCGAAAAATACCGCGACCTGCTTCCCGACCGCTGGAAACTCTCACAAAAATAG